The window ATAGATACAATACCCGATCCTAACAGAGAATACATAGACAACCCAATTACTGCCGATATAAAATGCCCACCAATAATGTTTCGCGGTTGCGATAATGGTGCATTCCATACAACAAATACAAGAACACAGCTGCCGCCAAGAGATGCCATAAGCCACGGTGCTCCTGTATAGTTCGTTAAACAAAGCAAGACAAAAATACATATTAGTCCACCAAAAGCGCCTGTTGCAGCATCAGCAAAATTTGTTCTTGAGGGAGCATGTCCTCCTCCATTCATCTTGGCTATGTATGTTTTTATACGATGATTTTTTTCTTCCTTTTCCTGCACACGAATGAAGTCTGCCATTACTCGCCATCCTTTATATACAATAATTCAGTCGAACATAATCTTTTTTCTACCTTTTCTGAGCATTTCCTATTATATCAGCTAGTGACTAGAATTCAATTTCTATTTGTCATATTTTAGACAAAACTAAACTTTATGAGCAACTCTATTAATTACCCAAGAGATATCTTGCCATGTCTGTGTTTTCTTTCTGTTTTCAATATAAAAAAGCCTACCCTAAGTGGTAGGCTTGCTGTAGACAAACTCACAAAATTGAGTTTGTTTACAGAATTTTTTCATTTAAACAGAAGTATCTATATGAACCCGTTGCTTTCCGCTACGGCGGACGCTTTTCACGGGCACAGCTTCAGTCAACTAGTGTACGTCTATAAATTCAAGGACATTAAACAAATCAATGTACGTCGAAAAGAAACGATTGAACGTTATTTGCAGATACGAAAGAAAAGCATGGTATGCGTTGGACAACCTTACGAGGGATAAAAATTTGTCCATGCAGGTGATGCTTACTTTTGTCTTCAATCTGGAGCCTACCACTAAGGGGAGGCTCATGCATTAATCATATTGTTTTTTCACTGGTTTAAAAATTCGCGCTTTCTTCAGCACCGTTTTCGGCACTTGGAAGGTTGCTGTTACAACGCCAGGATGACGACCGATTTCAATGGAACCTGTTATCGTTGCACGATTCATGACTTCCGGCTCGCTCATCTCAAACAACCGTGCAGCCCGACGAATGGCATTATCTGTTGCCCCATTTAATGTTGTACCTGACCCGACAACGGATACCGGGAAAGCTTCCTCCACCTGCTTGACACCGAATTCCTCAGCTAATTCACGTGCACGTCGCTTTTCTTCTTTCGTAAATGGCTTCGCTGTGTATGGCAAATCCTCTTCATTTGGTAAAATAATCGGACCTTCTATTGCCACTTTTTTCAAGACATTCACCTGAAGCTGAACAATACCTGCTACATCTGTTGTATGCCCAGCGATTTCCCCATCACCCTGCATCGCATGCATATCACCAATATACACGCCGCCACCTGGTACCTTAACAGGACAAATAATCGTGGCTCCCTCGCGTACTCGGCTAATATCCATATGACCATCTGTTCGATGTGTATCGAGCTCAGCCTGTGTAAAGGCATATTCATGCGGTGCGCCAATCAAAAATGACCCAAAATCACCAGCATTATGGGAATCTGGCATCGCCTTCGAAGGTGTTGTCCCTAGCTGTCCTAAAAACGGACGCATTCTAGCCATAATACCTACTAAATCGCTTGGTGCCAAAGCTACCACTGGATTTTGCACAGAATTTTCAGGAGTTCGCATATAATTTTTAGCATCGAGTGCAACACGACGAGCACCTTCACGGCCAACCGTCACACCGATATTGCCCTTTTGATCTAGTGCCATTGTATAACCATTTGTCATTTTAAATGGTGAAGTTTCTGTATCGCAGGTTGAGCAACGAATTGCCTGCGAACCTATGCCTTTTACTATAGTACTTGGGTGAAGCTTACCACAGCCTGGGCATTTTACTGACACGAATGGATCCCCAATAAATCGATCGATGATTGCTTCATCATGACCCGATGCGGTTGCAAGAGATGTCACCTGAATCGACTTAATTGTAATGACAATGGCGTCGCCCACCTCAGCACCTTCTACAAAAACTGGCTTTGTTACTTCGTGTCCACCTCGAATCTTAGGTGTCAGCATTGGCCCCCAACATCCTGGTGTTGTGTTAGCAATGATCGTACCCCCATCTTTTACAGGGCCAAGCATTTTCTGTTGCGGGTCTAAAATACCATCTATGAACTCATTGACGAATAATGTTTCCACAGATTGCGCTTGCTGTACAATACCCTCATCTTCCGGTTGTTTAACTTTCTCATGCAAATGCAATTCGGTTACCATGATTATCCACTCCAGTTCCTAAATTTTTAATATGTAGTAATTTACTCCCTAAACAAGGGTAAAAGAGAGCTCTCCACTTAAACGAGCAGAGAGCTATGGCAATTATTTATTAATGTACAAATCAAAAATATGTGAGAAATCTTCTTTTACATACTTCTCCTTATGGTCTATCATCCACTTACTTGCGAAGCTTGTAATTTCTTTAAATGACGAAGCTGGTGATATATTATCATTACCAATGCGCCCCATTGATGCAGATGCAATAGTCAGGCTCTGCTCCGCAACACTAAACTTGTAGGCATCCTGCTTTTGTTCGTAACTAATGGCATGTAACGCCTTATATAAGTCCTTAATTTCGTCAATATAACGCTTATGAATGTCGATAGATAGCTTATTATTGCCGATTGTAAACTTAATTTCGACATCGAGGTCAATAGTTCCTGCTGTTTCGAGTAAAACCTCACTAATTTTAAACATTGAATAGTCGTATCGACGTAGTAATCGTTTTTTACTCATCGCATTTTCACCATCTACATGAATGAGAGCTCGATTTGTAAAACAATATTCATCTGCTTTTGTTTTAATTAGAAAATAGATTTTCTCGTCAATTTCGTGCAGGATAAAATCATCTGCATCCGTTTTGTCAAAATCTTCATGAGATACGACTACGCCGATATCTGAAAGCCCTAGTGCATCTGCTGCAATTTTTTTGAACATCTTCATTCCTCCTGGATTGTTATTACTACTTACTACGCTTAGGCTCCCTGGAAAGTTTCATATAAATCTATTTCGCCTTGGCGTAATTGCGTCCGGATTTTGAATTGTACTATTTGTAGGAAGTTAACCTAAAACCGTCACTTCCTGTGACAACGGTTAACTGACCTGCATCGGTAAAAACACCACGTCCTGTGGCATTACCGAAATGACCGACATCGTGTCGGCCCTCGTGCAGGCCTCCTTTCAAAATCCGTGACATCCACCGGAGGCTTTGGGCCAACATGATGTTGGTCACTCAGGCGTTTTCACAGGATGTGAAGTTCTTAGCCTGAGTTCCTCTATTTCAGCAGGTGTTAGGACACCCACTGAAAAGAAACCACATCGGCATTCATCTCACCACCTTTAGGGTAGGAGTCTTCTGTACCTGTCGCTACGCTTTCGGTACAAAAAATATCTGCTGAATGAAGATAAAAAGATCTTTGTGTACGGTTATACACAAAGACCTTAGATAGATTATTGTAAAGGTATTGTCACAGGATCCATTTTTTTTATGTCCGTACCTTTTCCTGAACCTAGGGAGAAGTAGATGACAGGCACAACAGTAATGGATGTAGCTGCTGGATCGATGGCTAGCACTGTAGCACTTGATTTGTATGAGATGCCACTGTCTTTACTTTGAGCACCATTCCCATTCACAACATACGAATGCCCTAGATTATCCTGAAGTTCATCAAATTGTACAGTAATTTCTTGCCACTTACTCAGCACTTCTGGATCTACTTCATATTCATAATGAATCACTGTTGACATATCATTTTTTCCAATGGCTGTGAATCTCGTTGTGACATTATAGTTTTTAACTGTTTCATTTACTAGCTGTAGCTCAGCTGCCAACTTTGACACTGTAAAATGAAAGTCCCAATCCCCTTTAAACCCTGTATTGGTATTTATGTTGGTAAATGCTTGGGGTTTCCATGTTATATCTATTTCATCTGGTGCTTCCTTATCGAAATATGGTGTTAAATTGGCAAGCCCAATATATTT of the Lysinibacillus fusiformis genome contains:
- a CDS encoding HPP family protein; the protein is MADFIRVQEKEEKNHRIKTYIAKMNGGGHAPSRTNFADAATGAFGGLICIFVLLCLTNYTGAPWLMASLGGSCVLVFVVWNAPLSQPRNIIGGHFISAVIGLSMYSLLGSGIVSISLGVGLTIFCMALSGVIHPPAGANPIIIILGGYGWSYLVMPVLIGALIIVVFGLLINNLRETRKYPMFW
- a CDS encoding acetamidase/formamidase family protein, producing MVTELHLHEKVKQPEDEGIVQQAQSVETLFVNEFIDGILDPQQKMLGPVKDGGTIIANTTPGCWGPMLTPKIRGGHEVTKPVFVEGAEVGDAIVITIKSIQVTSLATASGHDEAIIDRFIGDPFVSVKCPGCGKLHPSTIVKGIGSQAIRCSTCDTETSPFKMTNGYTMALDQKGNIGVTVGREGARRVALDAKNYMRTPENSVQNPVVALAPSDLVGIMARMRPFLGQLGTTPSKAMPDSHNAGDFGSFLIGAPHEYAFTQAELDTHRTDGHMDISRVREGATIICPVKVPGGGVYIGDMHAMQGDGEIAGHTTDVAGIVQLQVNVLKKVAIEGPIILPNEEDLPYTAKPFTKEEKRRARELAEEFGVKQVEEAFPVSVVGSGTTLNGATDNAIRRAARLFEMSEPEVMNRATITGSIEIGRHPGVVTATFQVPKTVLKKARIFKPVKKQYD
- a CDS encoding PH domain-containing protein, which gives rise to MFKKIAADALGLSDIGVVVSHEDFDKTDADDFILHEIDEKIYFLIKTKADEYCFTNRALIHVDGENAMSKKRLLRRYDYSMFKISEVLLETAGTIDLDVEIKFTIGNNKLSIDIHKRYIDEIKDLYKALHAISYEQKQDAYKFSVAEQSLTIASASMGRIGNDNISPASSFKEITSFASKWMIDHKEKYVKEDFSHIFDLYINK
- a CDS encoding DUF4179 domain-containing protein — protein: MTKSHKDWLDIDVDAIEPMELSSTQKVQLKQTILNKTKKKRPAKWVRHFTAAAIIGVSAFTTINFAFPTLATQIPFMNNIASYFDNKNTMFENFQSHATEIGQVQTSNGISMMIESAVYDGTSVTISYALETEIDLGTNPFIEGDFIHIKDSVAMGGGARLEKISETKYIGLANLTPYFDKEAPDEIDITWKPQAFTNINTNTGFKGDWDFHFTVSKLAAELQLVNETVKNYNVTTRFTAIGKNDMSTVIHYEYEVDPEVLSKWQEITVQFDELQDNLGHSYVVNGNGAQSKDSGISYKSSATVLAIDPAATSITVVPVIYFSLGSGKGTDIKKMDPVTIPLQ